In Leuconostocaceae bacterium ESL0723, the following proteins share a genomic window:
- a CDS encoding ATP-binding cassette domain-containing protein, giving the protein MIRLENVSKTIDGRPLFEGIDLTLADGHIYQFQAPNGWGKSVLLRMIGGLDRHYQGEIKNDRDPKTTLFLTDSGIGLPYLSIADNIRLSADILGGTIDMSRASLLFGGDQHLLNQDYQDSSLGNQNKVGLALLACQQAYGLTILDEALNGIDQNSLDWIWYRLTERAEAGQGPIILVSHAEDFSQRDFPVEKIALERWRPNEPES; this is encoded by the coding sequence ATGATTCGTTTAGAAAATGTAAGTAAAACAATTGATGGTCGTCCTTTGTTCGAGGGGATTGATTTGACCTTGGCGGATGGTCATATTTACCAGTTTCAGGCGCCAAATGGCTGGGGGAAATCCGTTTTGCTGCGGATGATTGGTGGTCTCGACCGCCATTACCAGGGTGAGATTAAAAATGACCGGGATCCTAAAACGACCCTGTTCTTAACCGATAGTGGGATTGGTTTGCCGTACTTAAGCATTGCCGATAATATCCGGCTCAGTGCCGACATTTTGGGTGGGACCATTGATATGTCTCGGGCATCTCTGCTCTTTGGTGGGGACCAGCACTTGCTAAACCAAGATTACCAGGACAGCTCACTGGGAAACCAAAACAAGGTCGGCTTGGCCCTCTTAGCTTGTCAGCAGGCCTATGGCCTGACGATATTGGACGAGGCCTTAAATGGGATTGACCAAAATAGTCTGGACTGGATTTGGTACCGATTGACTGAACGGGCCGAAGCTGGGCAGGGGCCAATTATCCTGGTTTCCCATGCCGAAGATTTCAGTCAACGCGATTTCCCAGTGGAAAAAATTGCCTTAGAAAGGTGGCGACCCAATGAACCAGAATCATAA